The region GGATCTCTCCGTTTGGAACTACTGAAGAGGTTGAATGAGCTAAGAGTTGGTATGTAAGATATCCCACCTGTTCTTGTAGTAAATCCATGTATGAAAATATCTGTTGAAGATAAACAATGAAGATTAAAAACATGATATACAAAAGACTATAAGCATTACAAACCCAGTCTCTCATTAAGACTTTCCCTAATCACCTCATCCTGCATTAGTTTATCTGCCTTCTAATTTCTACAGTTCTTTATACCTCCACCTATTCTTACGACATAATGCTTTGAGtttgttttaccttttctgtGGGATTATTGCTCTTCAAAGGGTATCTTTTGTCCCATTTGTCTTTGTTATCCCAATAGCATATAGCTCACAGTAAACTTCATTCTTCTGTGAAAGCACCAATGAGTTAAGGTTTCAGAATTTCTGAGTAGGAAATGCTTACGGTCATAAATCTCATTTAAAAGGAAGGCTAGGGGATTTGTCTTAAAGCTGAATTCgcataaagagaaattatttacTTAGGGTGGCTATCCCTTGACACCCCTGACACTACAAGGCAATGCATGACACTCCCATGTTGTAACTGATGCTAATGAACACATAAATTCACAACAGTCtacaaaagaaagaagcaaaaagagatgaacaacCTGTAAAGAAAGACTGGCTTTTCACATCCAGTAAAATCAACAGATAGTGCTTAACGAACCTGGGATCAAAGGAGATGTGATAATGGTTAATTCTCCTTTCAGTGTTGGCAAACTTCTCAaatatgtttctatttcattctggATTGCCTCTAGTTCTTGAGCTGTGATTATGTTTATTTCAGTAGGCTGTTTCAAAAGACCTCCCCTCAAAGTCATCTGTAAATCTTCAAACTCAAAATTGTAAACATCAGTGAAGAGTTGACCAATAAAAGCCTTCATTAATGTCTTCCGGTGCACAGGCACAATTACCTTAATGCTGctcaaatttttttcatcaatttttTGTTTAATGGTATACAATGAGGCAGCCATGCTGGAATTGCTAACAGTCTCAAATTCTCTCAGGAAAGCAGATAATCCAATGCTTGTTTCTAATTCACAATCATCATGGTCACAGCTGATGTTACTGCAACACATTATGCAAAGGAACTTGGCCTTGGCACCATGGTGGTTTCGGACAGCACTCAATGTCATTAGTAATGTCTGATGACAGTTTTTCTGAGAGTTTAATTTCAAACCAAAGAGATCTATCAACACTGCTTCTGCCATCCTTCAACACTGTACAAAGTTCTTCAAAGAAGGTTTTTGTGCCCCCCAAAATCACCTGTAAAGAAAAATTAGCCTAAGTAAGAATACAAAGTTGTATCAATCTCCTTATAGTTACAACAGAAACTTGTGGATGGGTAAAAAGAATTGCACTGACTTAAAAATGTAACCAAAATAGTGAATCTAGACTCCTCCCAGAAAAGCTAGTGCACTATTTGTCAGAACCAGGACAATGAAAAGCAAAGCCATCTCTTAATTCATTTTGTGAAAGTACTTTACATCTTTCCAGCAGAacaacagtttttgttttgttttgttttcaggtagcaatttttaaaaaatatctttattggagtataattgctttacaatggtgcaggTAGCAAATTTTAAGCAGGGAATTACTTGTTGACTTAGACAAAGTCCTGTATTTTAATTACAGGGTGTCAACTTATTGATATATCATTAATCCGGATATCACTGGTTTGCTAATTTACATCCCTTCATATGAAATACCTGGGTCTCGAGTTCAATAGGTTAAAAGGAGCTgcacctaaaaattaaaaatttttaaattcttaattgctttttttttccttcagaaaaattgcattttgttattgttgtttttcagaagcagactcacagaggacaaactagtggttaccagccgggagagagaaggagggaggggcaagataggggtcagagattaagaggtacaaactactatgtataaaataaataagctacaaggatatattgtacagcacagagaatatagccaatatttgatAATAACTTTAAACGgcataaaatctataaaaatattgactcactatgttgtacacctgaaactaatattgtaaatcaactgtacttcaattttttttaaatgcgtttttaaggaaataaaagcagacTCCAGGATTCACGCAGGACTCAGGTATGGCAATTATCTCATAAGCAACGGCAATTTGGATCAGGTGTGCGGCCCACCTGCTCTCCTCTTCACTCTCCGCGCACAGATCTtctcccccccagcccctgccctcccccaccccaggctgccgGTCTCTCTTTGGTGACCCCTTCGGTGACCCCCTGTGCCCCGGATGGTTTTCTCCTGCCGCCACTCCTAACCCCCTCGCTCTGGACCGTGAAAAGCCCCACGACGCCTCTGCCACCCGCCCGGTCCGCGCTCGGCCCTGTGGGGCGCCGATCCTCACCTGCCGGACTCCTCCCGCTCCTTCGAGATTTTCCGACGGCCGGACGCACACCCGAGGCCGTTCTCCTTCCTCGCCCGTCGCGCGTCGCCTTCCGCTGCACACTCGGTGGGCGGCGAGCTCTGAGGCGTCTGCCGCCCCCAGTCCTCCGCCTGAACGAGACCAGGAGGCCGCGAGCGTGTGCCCGGGCGCTGGGCGGGCGGCGCCCGTCCCGCCTCACCCGCCTGACCGCGGACTGACGGAGCCCCCGCCCGGCAGCCCCTTGACAGCCGCGGAGGCCGGGCCGGGGGGCTGGGTGCGGGGAAAAGGGAGCGACCCGGGGAGCGATCCTCGGGTCGAACGCGCCAGACCGCGGGGAACCGTCAGCAGTTCCGGGTCAGAAGGGCGCCAGCCCGCACCAGCCGCCCGGCGCCAGGAAGAGGAACGGGAACCGGAGCAGCCGACCGACCGAGTGACCGGAGCCAGGCGGGTCCGCGGGCCGGTGGCtgggcggggtgggcggggcgcgAGGGAGCGGGGCGGGCCTCCGGACTGGGCGCGCGGCCAAGCGGCTTCGGGTCGATGACCTCCTCCCCCTGCCCGGAAGCGATGAACCCCTTTCCCGGCGTCCGCGCTCCCAGTCGGGCCACAGCGAGTCGCCGGCCCGGCAGCGCGGTCGGGACACTCGGTTTCCTCCCCAGAACCCAGGTCTGAGAACCTCCTCGCGTTAGCGCTTGGCACTCTGTCCCATCCAAGTTCAAGTAACGTGCCTCCTGAggtagactttttaaatttttttagcgGTTTTGCTTTAGTTGTTTCCAGAAACGAGTTGGCTGAACCCCTCCTTTGCCTTTTTGCTGATCCTGCCTAACTTGCTGACTAAACTTTACAGCTCCAGCACGTGTGTGGATAAACGGAGGTCCTAGGTGCCCTTTGAAAACTACGCGCCAGGAGTAGAAAATTAGAAGGCACTGACCCTTAGAGTTGTGATAAAGATGTAAATTAGCATCCTTTCTCTGCCGTGAAAGAGcataacattcatttatttaaaaatattgaacagCTCCTATGTATATGGAAGGCAGACACTCTGGCCAAGGGGAAATATCTCCAACCTTCAAAGAGTAGGAGAAAGGATGCTTCCTGTGGAACTGGTTATGACAGAAGGAGGGGGTCCCTTCTGACAGTCGCTCAGACGATAAGTGCTGAAGAACCTGTCCCTGAGAGAAAGAATCTCAGCCATCTGGGAGTTTAGAAGAGCACCTGAAGTGGGCAGGTGCTGCTATTCTATGGCATCACCAACCCAGAATAGGAACCCACTGTTCAGTGTCTGGCAGATGTTTCTGTCAAAAATTGTACTTTCATCATTTTTGCTGGACATTTATTAAGAGCACTGAGTGCTATGTGGTTCACCTGATGCACTCTGCTCTGAGCTTGCTTTATGTTAAATATTACTGTAAGCAAAATAGAGGTCTTTAGTTACAAAGCTGGGTGAAAacatttatctgtttttatagACAATGGTGGGAATTCATTTTCTGTCATGCAACAGTAAcagtaaaaaaggtaaaaaagaaatatttcagaatagGGAAGCTGTCAGGGAAGAGAAAGTTTGCTgttatattgtatttatataccatTTCCTTTCATCATCTGGTACTGGGCTGTGGCCTCATCTCCTAGCACTCTCTTACCTCATCCCCATTCCCCCCACTCCAGTGGCTCTCAATCCTGGCTACACCTCAGAACTACaagtagaactttaaaaaaatataaatccagggagcttccccctcccccacctccagataTACATTTGAATCAGAAACTCGGGGAGTCAAGTCTCACTCGGGGAGTCAAGTCTCGgcctgttttgctttgctttttgttttgttttaatctctaCAGATGATTCAGATGCATAATTAGATTTGAAAAAACAACTTCCCTATTCCCAAGCCACTCAAACTAAAGGCTGTTCCTTGGAACACCGTATGATTTCATCCTTTGCATAAGCTATCCTTTCTGCTTAGAACACTCTTCTCTTTATATGCTTTTTTTAGCTGTTACTTGTTCAAGACCCTTCAAGCTCAAACATCACCTTGAATCCCCATCCCCTTGCTAAGCAGAATTAACTGCTTCTTTTAGCATTTTGTTTGTATGGGAGAAGCTCTCTCATAGATGCAACCTGTATCCATAACCAAGCAGTACATTGAAAAAGTCAATTAAACATTAAATTGTATACCTCATAAAGATGAACATGgtagtatataaattatatctaaataaaactgTTTCAAAGGAAAGTCAGTTAAACCAGAGAGTTATGAAAATATACCATAAtaccttaaacattttttaacctAAAACAACTATATGCTTGTTTGCCAATCTGTTGAGAAGGTCCAAGACCTTTTCTTTGCACATGGCCTCCTGATTAGAGTTCTGCATCATATCTCTTCCATAAACTACACTTCTCAACCATCAGCTAAGCATTCCCAAGATTCGGTTCCTTTAAGAGGAAAATAACCTAGAGGCACTTGTGAAGCTGAGTGCAGATTTCTTCTTTATAATCATTTATAGTTATCTCACACATTCAAACAACTCACCTTAATTGGGTCtttccaaaatattaaacatagcttttaaagaaacaacaaacTTTATTTCCACACTATTTCATTGgtttacataatatttaattaaattatgaaaGCACAGTGACAAGTACAACTGGCATAAACAGGTTCAGGAACAAACACAAGTGACATTGTCAGCTGTACAGTTCCACTGGTAGGAGCAGAAGTGGGCAGACTCACTGGAGACTAGCTTTGTAACCCTTTAGCATTCAGCATGCGCATTCAGCATGATGTGGGAATTAGCAGCTTAtgatttaaaaggaaacaaaatgagtcAATTGGTTAGAGGTTAAGTGTAGGTAGACTAAGAGAACACCTACTGTTCCTctacattttcattatttgacTTTGCATCTATTTCCCCCATAGAGACTTAGAGCATTTTGGGGGCAGAGAGAGTGCCTGGCTGTTGAGGGGAACCTTTGGGAAAATCCCCAGGCATTCTTAATCACCATGTAAATCCTTATCATGAGAACAATTAGAATAAAACTGGGAACACTTGTCTTTAAACCATTCACACTAGGGTTTATGAGTCCTTCCAGAAAAGGACATGTAACATGCAAATTTCCTTGTTAAAAGATTATGTTAGTTTCCTAAGTTTtccataacaaatgaccacaaactggatggcttaaaacaacaaaaatgtgttgTGTTATAGTTATGGAGGCAGAAGTCTTAAATCAAGGTGTGTCAGGACCGTGCTCCCTTCAAagctttccttgcctcttccagcttctgttgGCTCCACGTGTTCCTTGCGTTGGGATTTATGTATtccaaaatttattctttttggatGACTCTGATGATGTAACTTCTCTTGAAAACATGTGGTTGAAAAGACTTGTCCTCTTTTTTACCTGAAGTATGTACTATTGATTCTTACTGATTTGTGCAGTTTGTTACATTTTCCCCATGATTCCTCTTTAATTTATTGTTGGAATTGAACCATCCAGAACTGATTCCATCATGCTTATGACAAATATAGACATAATTTTAAACTCTCAATTCCAGGAaaacttttctctcttccccaggtCAGTTTTCTTAGCTTCCCAAGTTAAACATCAGCTTCAGTTATTAAACTCCCCTTCcacttggaaaacaaaaacaaaagcaatttcGCACTTATGTGAAAATTAACtaagtaatttttctttccttgttttctaaTCAAATGTATGTTCTAAAGGGGGTAGGAGGTAATTATAAACTTAACTACTTAAACTGCTTGGCAGGTCCACATAGCAGCTTTTTCCATTCAGGATGAAAAATGGTGCTTATGTGACATGGGCGCACATGGACAGTTGCCTCGTCTTGATTCTTTTAAGCCTGAAGCTCTCAAAACCCGAGGGGAGTTTGACAGCCTTGCTTTATTTTGCTCATTAACTTGAAGGGAGGTACCAGACGATGAGTTTCCAAAAACTCAAGCCATGGCCTTTTTAAAATCTCCTCCCAAGGGCCAATTACAGGCACTCACCTTGAATTCAGATGAGATGGTGCACAAAAATCATGCTCATCACAATGCTTTAGAACATACTAAATacctaataaatgttaatttggaTCCTAGTTGCTTCAAATTTCATCCTTCCTGCTTGGATGTATGACCTTTGGCGAATTTCCTTATTTCTCGAAGTCTTAGTCTCCTCATTTACAAAATACAGGTAAAAATCATGTCTAGCTTATAGGATTGCTCTGAAGGCTAAAACAGATAATCTATGTGAAAGTACTTATGGTAATTAGTAAATGTTGGCTATAGTTAATATAGAACATGGTGGTTTATAGTATTTCCATTGCATTGTTTTCTGTAAAGCTACTTTTTTAGTTGAGAGTGTTTtgcctaaatgatttttttttttttgcggtacgcgggcctctcactgctgtggcctctcccgttgcggagcacaggcttcggacgcgcaggctcagcggccatggctcacgggcccagccgctccgcggcatgtgggatcttcccgggccggggcacgaacccgtgtcccctgcatcggcaggcggactctcaaccactgcaccaccagggaaacccctaaatgattttttataaGTAATATTTGGATATTTACTGTCAAATACTATAGGTATTATaaggtgtgttttttttaaatcagtcacTAAATTCATAATTATATTTCCCACAATGCTTTGTATATAATATGTACCAACATACGTggtttgaatgaaagaataattaaTACTGTCTAGTCTCTAAactcttgtttttattgatttatgcAATTGTAATGAATTATCAGTAGATGGcagtagtttgtttttattttttgtccattCTACAGTAGagatccagaaaaaatgaaaatttcctcaattttaaaCCAGATATCCTTTCATGAATAGCTGGTTTAAATAAATATCACCCAAGAGTTCTTCAATTTATGCTGCTTCAGAAATAGATATCAAGAAGTAccagttactttattttttattgtataaatctaattttcttaattttttttttggtttcttcatcaaatactttaaagaatacaaaaatgagtaagacTTCCTGGAGCTTATAGTCTAATAGGGAAATATAGTATAAAGTAATGTAAACAGTAGGAATAGAAATTGTTGAGTGGCAGGAATTTGCTAAAtgctttatattcattatttcactTCATCCTCACAAAAATCTAATGAGGAAAGTACTATTATTGAAAGGAATCTGAGGTTCAGGTTGGAAAGAATTTACCTAATAAACTAGTAAGTGGCACAACCTAGCTTCAAGATTAGCCCTATCTTACCCTGAGACCTAGACTGTTATCTATCGTGGTATAATAGAGATATAGAAACAATTGtactaaaaagagagagagagagagatcatatATACCCAGAAAGATCAAGAAAAACTTCTTAAAGAAGATGCATCTAAGGTGGAGTTGAAAGATTGGTTGCTATTTGATGTGATCAGAACAGTGTTTCAGAAGCATTATTCTATCAGTAGAACAGGGTCaactgaagtggagatagactATAGTTAGACACCtgttatgttccaggcactgttctaggtctcttccctcatggagcttacattagtaaaaggaaataaaaaagaaatatgataaaaGTGATAAATGctgttaagaaaaatgaggcagggTAAGGAAATGGGGGATGAAGGTCAGGTTTTAGAGGGATTATCAGGGAAGCCTTCTTAGCTAAGATAGTATTTGGAAGAGGTAAGGAGTGGTTGGATTCCAATATAATTTAAAGGTGGAACCAGTGAGTTTTGCCAAAAGAATTGCATGCAGcatgtaagagaaagaaaagagtcaaGATTCTGATTTGTCTATTGAGTAAAACAATTGGGGCAGCAGTCTTGGGCCACATACTTGGGGAATATCTAAAATGATTTCTCAAAGGGTCTATGGAACATCAACAATGAGCTCTCATTTATGATTATCTTGGGCAAGGCTGATTAAATTGCCTTGGGCTCTATATCCTTCTAGATACCTCCCTGACAGTATTCTAGAGTTTTGAGtgtgaataagaaaaatgaacttATAATTTACTGGGATGGAGAAGACCATGAAGGAGCAGGTTTAGGGGTAGTGATGGAGTGGACAGAGACATAAAGAGTTCGGTTTGGAACATAGTAAGTTGAAATGCCTATAAAAAATTCAAGTGGAAATATCAGGTAGGAAATTGTGTATGAGTCTGGAGCTCAAGAGGGATGTCAGGTTAGGGATATGAATTTGGGAGTTGTGAGCCTATAAGGGGAGTTTAAAGCCATAGAACTGGATGACATTACCTGCAGAGTAAGTTTAGAGAAAAGAAGAGGCCTGAGGACTGAGTGCTAGGGCGCTCTAACGTAAATGACAAAGGTGAGGAGGAGCCGGCAAAGGAAACCGAGAAGTATGTTGTTTCAAGGAGGAGGGCATGATCAAATGTGTCAATGACATGGATACGTTAAGGAAGATGAGGACCAAACTTGCCATTGAAGTGGCAATGTGGATGCCATAGATACCTTGATAAGAACTTTAGAGTTGTAAACGATTAATTCTGGGGGGTTCAAGAAGAATAGGTGGAGAGGAAGTAGACAGCAAGGATCTTGGCTATAAAGGAGAGCAAAGAAAGGGGTCAATAGCTGAAAGAGATTAAAGTGTCAAGCAAAAGTGGTTATTGTTGTTGATGATTATACGATAGGCTGTCCAGGGTAATATGTTTGACCAAATAAAGGAGGAAATTCTATTGATGGGACGTTTGAAGGAGCAATGTCCTTGAGTAGGAGAGGAAGGGGTACAGAAGGAGAGGATTGGCCCTAGGTCAGAGCAAGTACACTTTATTCACTGCAAGAAAAGAATAGACTAGTATATAGGTATAGGTCCAGGAAGACTGGTAGATGGGGTGATCTACCACCCTCTCTGATATTTTCCTACTATCTCAGTTAGATAAGAAGATGGGTTATCAACtgaaagaggagggggaaagagaTGTGGGAGGTTTGAAGACAGAGAAGAAGGAGTGAAATAATCATCCATGAAACCTGATGAATCCTCGGGGCCTAGCATCAAGGGCCCACTTGACATAAAGTGTCTTGAATTTTAAGTGAGACCACAGCACAGGTGTGTGCTTTTCTTGAGGCATATTCAGCTACTAGTATGTAAGCAAAGCAACTAGTTGGAATTTTTCCAGGGAAGTAGGACAGGGAGAGAGCGGTACAAAAAAAGTGAGGTTGAATGCAAAGGAATCTAAACTGGGTAAGTGACGTGAGTACATGAAAGGCTAAGGGACCATGAAAAGGTAGAAGAGTCAATGTGGTTGAACAGCTCTTACAGTCAAAATACTAGGAGGGATGAGCTGAAAAATAAGTGTTTGAATCTGAGATTACGGATGAGGTGTAGTGATACTCTGTGGGAGGATGGATAAGGAAAAACATCAAAGAACTGAGAAGTCAGAGTATTAAAAGTACCACCTGTGTGGAGGTTGAAgttccaaagaaatattttaaaaagtagtaataGAGACACAGTAAGTCAGATACTGTAATCTAGGAGTGAAGGGTAGAGATTTAGAAGTCAACTGATAATAAGGAAGAGTAAAGCttactttactttttactttttcttacttTACTCATCTGAAGCTCATGATGGCATGAACTTCAGAGAAACTAGGTGGTTTTagggagaagatatttttaaaaggatgtcatctaaaaagaaaaatccgtATGTTCAAATGTTAAGCAGGAACACTACATTCCTTTTATTAATCATGCAAAATTGTATGATTTCTTTTGTATAGGAATGGACAGGCACAATCAGATACTCTTTTTCCAAAGACTGGTAGTGCCTTTAACTCTGCCAACTCAGCATTCATTTGTTGCGCTGGTACAGGAAAGaactctttctctccatctttcaggggagaaaaaaatctacCCCTTCATCTCATCCGTTTCTCCTACGTATAGAAGAGATTGAATGGTGATTTTAAACTTGCGTAAGGCTTACCCTGGCCTTACACAGGAGTGCCATATTCCCTGCATCCTATACCCATGACAGAAGTTGCTAATTCAGCTTGGCACTGTTTTTCACAGATTCTGGTTATAGTTTTAGAATCCATTTCATAATAGTTCTAGAGGTACTAGCTACTAATCCAGAATAATTAGTTACTCACTCTATGTCATTTACTGTGCTAAGCATGTTACGTACATTAATTAttacaacagccctatgaggttttacagatgaggacactgatgagcaaagaaattaagaaacttcCCAGTGTCATAACAGCTGAAAAGCAGGACAACCAAGATGGAAGGATAGTTCTACTTTTTCCCCAAATCTCTCACTCAGTCATTGTATTTTAATTCTTGGAGCTGATGACGAATGTCATTGTCATCCTTGTGAGATATTTGACAGTTAATTTACTTTCAGGATCACTCATacatgactggaaaaaaaaaagaaaagtgaaagatTATCTACACTGATTATTTTGTAGGAGTAAAGAAGGTGACCtagaaaggggaaaagagacaCAAGAATGTCAGGCAACGAAGAAAGGAAGAGTCAAGGAATTCCTGAAGAAGGTAATGAAGCTATCTTCAGAAATATATAACTAAAAGATGAGTGGTAACAAAAAAGTAGTATGCTAGGATAATTGTGTTAAAATTAGTAGCAAATTAGAATAGAGGGAAGCTGTTGAAGTTTACCGGGAGGAAACTTATAGAATGTTTAGAAAAAGTATAACAACTTGAAAATGCAGGCCTATAATGAAAATTCATCAACTGCAATTGAGAAATGGTTATGATA is a window of Delphinus delphis chromosome 18, mDelDel1.2, whole genome shotgun sequence DNA encoding:
- the LACC1 gene encoding purine nucleoside phosphorylase LACC1, whose translation is MAEAVLIDLFGLKLNSQKNCHQTLLMTLSAVRNHHGAKAKFLCIMCCSNISCDHDDCELETSIGLSAFLREFETVSNSSMAASLYTIKQKIDEKNLSSIKVIVPVHRKTLMKAFIGQLFTDVYNFEFEDLQMTLRGGLLKQPTEINIITAQELEAIQNEIETYLRSLPTLKGELTIITSPLIPDIFIHGFTTRTGGISYIPTLSSFNLFSSSKRRDPKAVVQENLRRLGNAAGFNVKKFYRIKTDHANDVWIMGRKEPESYDGITTNQRGVTIAALGADCIPIVFADPVRKACGVAHSGWRGTLLGVAMATVNAMIAEYGCSLEDIIVVLGPSVGPCCFTLPRESAKAFHNLDPGCVRLFGSPNPYVDIRKATRILLEQGGILPQNIQDQNQDLNLCTSCHPDKFFSHVRDGLNFGTQIGFISIRE